ATCGCGCCGGGCGACTGGGGCTCGTTCGTGGTTCGCCGCGAGGGGACCGGTATGGCGATCGTCGGGCCCGTCAGCACACTTGTCTTGGCCGACGAGGCGGACGTGCTGGCGTTCCAGCTTGAGCTAGAGGAGCGCGTCGACGACGAGGCAGCCATCGGCCGTCCGGCGGCGACGAAGAGGCAGCCCCGCTGATAGCCCATGCCCGCGATGACAGCCCGCGAGTTCGTGGACGAGATCGCGGTTCCGACCGTCTTAGAATTTCAGGCGGACCCGTCCCAACGCCGCGGCTATCTCGCATGCCTCGCGGCCTACCACGTGGGCGACTACCTTAAGCCGGCAGGCGCTTGGAGCCCCAAGGCCGTGCACAGGGCGATGGAACAGGAGATAGGCGCACCCTTCCTCGCATTGCAGCGAATGGCCAACGCGGTGAAGCATCGTGAGAGGGAGGAAGGCGGCACGATCCTGATGCAGTCCGGTTCGGACACGGCGCGGCCATCGACAGGCTTCCATGCGGGAAACCTCGGCGAAAGCATGAACCCAGGCGACGGCCGCCCTGGCAACCCGATCCGCTTCGACGACTATGGTGGGCGCTACGTCGAAGACGGCGGCCGGTTCTTCGACATGCTCGACCTGTGTGTGATCGCGCTACAGGGCTACGCGAGGCTCTATTCGAACGAGCTGTCCGGCTCGGCCATCGACAGCCTTCACTACAGCCCGTCGAAATACCCGCGCTGACGCCCACCGGCGCGGCCTCGCCGCCCGAGTTGCGCCGCTTCGGCGACTTGCCTCACGGTCAGGGGACTTTCACATTGCACCGATCAAGAAAACATCTTGCGGCTATCATGCGCACTGCATGTGGCTTTATCGCTTCCAGTTCTTTAGGCCTCGCTGGGCTGTCTGCCACAGCCTCCCGGCCCGGCGGCGGACGTGAACGCCCACCAGTTCGATCCAACCATATTGCCGGACGTAGCGATGAACGAGGCGGCCGAGTTCGTCTTGCGCCTCCCGCCACTCCCGCTCCGCATCCATTAGGGTGATGTGCTTGGCGCCAAGCTCGTGCGGGTTGGCGTAGTTCGAGACGCGCGCAAGGCTCTTGTACTCCATCAACGCAACGTCATGGGTCAACATCGCCTTGTCGATCCGTTCCAGGCTCGCTGACACGTCGATAGGAAACAGCGCTCGCATCGGGCGCTCGAGCCGCCAGATTTCTCGCCGCTCCTTGTCGTCAGCGTCGAACGGGCGCGACGGATCGAAGTCCGACGCTTTGAGGCGTCGAGCGTTGAAGGCGTCGTTCAGGGCCTCCCACGTCTCGAACCTCTTGGCGAAAAGATCGAATCGGAGTTTTCGGTAGGCCACCCATGCCTGTGTGGCAGTGAAGGCCAAAGCCACCAGAGCGATCCACGCCGCCGCTTCCATCCGGCACCTTCAAGCATCCATCTTGCGTCTATCAAGCGACCAGATTTCAGCCTTTCTCGAAGGCGGCCACGGCCATCTCCAGGGCTTCAGCGATCGTGATCCGCCGGTGATACGCGATCCTGCGCAGCGCCTCGTGCGCCTCAGGCTTGATGCGGGTCGCAAAGGGCTCGCGGAAGGTCCGACGGAGCGTCCGGCCATCGACCTTCCCTGGGTCGAAAGCCGGTGGCTCTGGCGCGGCCTGCACGGACGGAGCCGCCGGCGGCGGAGCCGCGGGAGCCGCGGGAGCCGGCGGAGATGGTGCAGGTGCCTCAGGGGCAGGCGTCGGCTCCGGAGCGGCTTCCTGCGCTTCCTCGGCATCCTGGGCCGCCATCATGCGGGCGACGGCCTCAGCGTCCATGCCGGCGCGGTTGCGGGGCTTCGAAGCCATTTATATGTTCTCCAGGCGGGTGCGCACCGCCTCAGCGAGCGCCGTGAATTCCTGACCGGATGGGGATTCAGTGGGTACGGCTTCGCCCCCGGATAGGCTGTCCGCAACGACAGCGCGGAGCGTGATCGGCGGGGCAACCGGTTCGGTGAGACCAGCGAGCGTCCCAACCACGTCACGGCCCGAGCCGGTGCGCCGATCAACGCGGGATGGCACCACGAGGATATCCGGCCGGCCGCGCCCGCCAGCCTTCCGGTGACGGCGCACGATCCCGACCGTTTCAGCCGCGCCGCGGATATCGAGCATCGAGGCGCCGACCGGGATCAGCGCGAGGTCGACGATCGCCACCACCGCACCAAAGGCCGCGCCGAGAGCACCAGGCGCATCGATCACAACGTAATCGGCCTCAGTGGATCGAACACCTTTCGTCCAAGCCGCCACCGCGGACGCCTCCACCTCCTCCAAGAGGTGCGTCGTGACAGGGAAGGGGAGCGCCCCGAGTTCCCCAACGGCCGACGCGTGCCCGGCTGGATCCGCATCAAGGACCGCAACCCTGGCGCCGCTGCGAGCGAGCACCGCCGCGAGGTTGAGCGCGATCGTCGTCTTGCCGACGCCGCCCTTCGTCGATGCGAGGCCGATCAGCTTCGCCATGTCTCAAGCTCCTCGCCTGAAAGCGTCCAGATGGTCGCAAGACGGTTTCTTGCTTGCCGCGAGCACGCGCCATGATGGTGCGAATCGTCGCTTTCTGTGAGGAGCCTTCGCAAGGCGACGCTCGAACCGCCAGCGCCGTGATCGGCAGCACGCCGGAATTTCCGGATATCTCCGGCCAGCGTGGCGAGCCCGCAACGGCTGCCGCGAGGCGGAGCGGCTACGGTGAGGACATCCGAGAGGAATTCCGCCCGCCATGCCGATCCGGCGCGAGCACCGCTTTTTCTACCCCGTCGACTGGCCGCAGCTCTCCGAGGTGATCCGCTTCGAGCGCGCTAAGGGCCGGTGCGAGGCCTGCGGTCGGCCGCATGGTCGCCTCGTCTATCACCTCGGAGACGGACGGTGGTGGGACGCAGAGGCCAGTATCTGGCGCGACGGACGAGGCCGGAAGGTCCGCCTCGCCAGCACGGTGGACGTGTTCAGTCTCGCGCGCACGACGAGGGTTTTCCTGGCCACCGCCCA
This window of the Methylobacterium sp. AMS5 genome carries:
- a CDS encoding ParA family protein, which encodes MAKLIGLASTKGGVGKTTIALNLAAVLARSGARVAVLDADPAGHASAVGELGALPFPVTTHLLEEVEASAVAAWTKGVRSTEADYVVIDAPGALGAAFGAVVAIVDLALIPVGASMLDIRGAAETVGIVRRHRKAGGRGRPDILVVPSRVDRRTGSGRDVVGTLAGLTEPVAPPITLRAVVADSLSGGEAVPTESPSGQEFTALAEAVRTRLENI